The nucleotide sequence GAAGCGGCGCAAATAATGTCTCAAAACCAAATTCGTCGCTTACCAGTCGTTGAAAACGGCCGCATTATTGGTATGCTTTCACTAGGTGACTTAGCGACGAATGAACAGTTTGACCACCAAGCTGAAGAAACGTTAACAAATATTTCAACTCCATCTAAGCCTCAGCTGTAAACATGAGAAAACACCTGCTTTCGTGGCAGGTGTTTTGATGTTTTGAAGGGAAATAGTTGTGGAATAATACATATGTTAGGTACTTCTTAATCATTTGACCAATTGCGCTTTTTTTGGCAATATAACAGCATCCACCCAACATTTATAATGAAATGGAAAGGACGAATTCCATGTCGAAGCTTGATTTATCCAGATTTGAGAAAAAAATGATTATTCGTAATATAAAGGAAAGCGATATAGATGCACTATTAAATTTGCAAAAGGTTTGCTTTCCAAACATGGAACCATGGGAACGAGCGCATTTACATAGCCACCTTAACCAATTTCCAGAAGGGCAGTTTTGTGCTGAATATGATGGGCAAATTATCGGTTCTTGTTCTAGCTTGATTGTAAACTTTGATGAGTATGATGATAAGCATACATGGGATGACATAACTGATGAAGGCTACATTACAAATCATGATCCAGAAGGGTATAATCTGTATGGAATTGAAGTGATGGTTCATCCTGAATTTCGCGGTATGAAAATCGGTCGGCGCTTATATGAAGCTCGAAAGGAATTAGCGCAACGTCTAAATTTGAAAAGTATTATCATCGGAGGCCGTATTCCGAATTATCATAAGCATGCACATGAAATGACACCGAGGGAATATGTAGAAGAAGTCTCACGCTCAAACATTTATGATCCTGTTTTGACATTCCAGTTGATGAATGGCTTCACGTTAATGCGTATTAACCCTGGTTATTTACCGGATGATCGCCAGTCTCAACGCTATGCTACATTAATGGAATGGAATAACATTGATTATCGTCCAACGACAAAGCGTCATTTCAAAACGGCTTTCCCAGTTCGTATTACAGCGATTCAATATATGATGAAGAAGATCAATTCATTCGATGAGTTTGCGCAACAAGTTGAATACTATACAGATGTGGCAGCGGATTTTGGGTCAGACTTTGCTGTTTTCCCAGAAATTTTTACAACGCAGCTTATGTCGTTCTTAGATGAAAAGTCACCGAGTCAGGCGATACGCAAATTGACCGAGTTCACAGAGGAATACATTGAGCTATTTAATGAACTTGCAATTAAATACAACATCAACATTGTCGGCGGTTCTCATTTTGTTGAAGAAAATGAGAAGATCTACAATATTGCTTATCTATTCCGCCGGGATGGAACGATTGAAAAGCAATACAAGCTTCACGTAACACCGAACGAAAATAAATGGTGGGGAATTGCCGGCGGTGACAAAGTGAAAGTGTTTGACACTGATTGCGGTAAAATTGCCATTGTGATTTGTTATGATATTGAGTTTCCTGAAGTAGCAAGGATCGCGACAGAACAAGGCGCAAAAATTATTTTCGTTCCATTCTGTACAGACGACCGTCAAGGCTACCTGCGTGTAAGATATTGCGCTCAAGCTCGCGCGATTGAAAATCAAGTATATACGGTCATCGCTGGTACAGTCGGAAACTTGTCTCAAGTGGAGAATATGGACGTGCAATATGCACAATCAGGTATCTTCACGCCATCTGATTTCGAGTTTGCTCGTGATGGTATTGCTGGAGAGTGCCACCCGAATATTGAAACAGTTGTTGTCGGAGATGTAGACTTGGAGATTCTACGACGCAAACGAAAAACAGGTTCTGTCACACAACTTAAGGATCGCCGCTTAGACATTTATGGTACAGTATATAAGCAAAAAGATTAATAAATAATAGCCGTGTATCCCGTTGGGTAGACGGCTTCTTCCATGACAAGGAGGAATGTCTATGTCGTTTAAGAATCAAACCATCCTACCTGCTGTCCGTCATATGAAAGATTTCGATAAGCTGCTAGGCAGTTCATATGAATACTTAGTTTTGTTAGACAGTCATATTAGTCAGGTGAAGAGTATTGTTCAAACAGCAAAACGACATGATAAGAAAATGTTTCTGCATGTCGATTTAATTCAAGGATTGAAAAACGATGAATTTGCTACAGAATACCTTTGCCAAGAGATCCGGCCTGCAGGGTTGATTTCTACAAGGGCGAATGTGATTGTCACAGCAAAGAAGAAAGGGATTTATGCCATTCAACGGCTATTTTTGCTCGATTCCCATGCTTTAGAAAAGAGCTACCGCCTGCTTGAAAAAACAGATCCTGATTTCATAGAAGTGTTGCCAGGCGTAATGCCAAATATGATTCATGAAGTGAAAGAACGGACCCAAATTCCAATTTTTGCAGGAGGGTTAATCCGAACTGCTGATGAGGTACAGGCTGCATTAGAAGCAGGGGCAAGCGCTATAACAACTTCAAGAAGTGGTTTGTGGTAAAAAATGTAATGTGAATGATTTATTAACAATTTTTCATCCATTGCATTGACAACGCTTTCAAAATCTATTAGACTAACAACCAAGTTAATAACTGTGACGGAGACGAGGAGATCCACAACAAACCCTGCACTTAGCTTCTAAGTGTTGGATGGTTTGTTGTGGATTTTTTTGTTTTTTGGGGAAATAACTTCATGTACATTACGTAAACAGGAGGTAAAAGAATATGACGCCTTTTATTGGTGAACTAGTTGGTACGATGATTTTAATTATTCTTGGTGGCGGTGTCGTCGGCGGGGTAGTATTGAAAGGCTCAAAGGCTGAAAATTCTGGATGGATTGTAATCACATTTGGATGGGGACTAGCAGTGGCTATGGCAGTCTATGCTGTTGGTGGTATAAGCGGGGCACACATTAACCCTGCAGTGACACTTGGACTTGCGGCTGTTGGAGATTTTGCTTGGTCAAAAGTTCCTTTGTACATTACAGCCCAAATGATTGGAGCGTTTCTCGGTGCAGTCGTTGTATTTTTTCATTACCTACCACACTGGAAAGTTACCGAAGATAAAGGGGCAAAGCTGGCTGTATTCTCAACTGACCCTGCGATTAGAAGCTTGCCTGCGAACTTAGTAAGTGAAGTGATTGGTACATTTGTGCTTGTGTTAGGAATTCTTGCAATTGGGGCAAATAAATTTACAGAAGGGTTAAACCCCTTAATTGTAGGCTTTCTAATTGTTTCAATTGGTATGTCTCTTGGCGGAACAACAGGGTATGCGATTAATCCAGCTCGTGATTTAGGTCCGCGCATTGCTCATTATTTACTACCTATAATCGGAAAAGGTAGTTCAGATTGGAGCTATGCATGGGTTCCTATTGTTGGTCCGATCATTGGTGGTATTTATGGCGGCTTGTTCTATCAAGCAGTTTTCAAAGGTGAAATTACGACAATGTTTTATGTCTTTTCAATTATTGTTGTAGCCCTATTTGCAGTTGCAATTTTAGGAGAAAAAAGTGATGCTAAAACGAAGAGGGTAGCGAAAGAAGAAGCGGCAGAAATTCATCAAAATTAGATTTCACCTATAAAATATAATCATGGACTAAAAGAAAGGGGAACGAAAACATGGAAAAGAAGTATATTCTTGCACTTGATCAAGGTACAACAAGCTCACGCGCCATTTTATTTAATAAAGATGGTGAGATTGTTCATAGCGCTCAGAAAGAGTTTCAGCAATATTTCCCACATCCAGGGTGGGTGGAGCATAATGCAAATGAAATCTGGAGTTCTATTCTTTCTGTTATCGCAAGTGTTCTATCAGAATCTGGAGCCTCAGCTACAGAAATCGCAGGTATCGGTATTACAAATCAGCGTGAAACGACAGTTGTATGGGACAAGAAAACAGGCAAACCAATTTATAACGCTATCGTATGGCAGTCTCGACAAACAGCTGACATTTGTGAAGAACTGAAAGCGAAAGAACATAATAAATTATTCCGTAATAAGACAGGGTTACTTATAGATGCGTACTTCTCTGGAACGAAAGTAAAGTGGATATTGGATAATGTAGAAGGTGCACGGGAAAAAGCTGAAAATGGCGAGCTTCTATTCGGTACCATTGATACTTGGCTTATTTGGAAGCTTTCTGGCGGTAAGGCGCATGTAACGGATTATTCAAATGCATCACGGACATTGATGTACAATATTTATGAACAGAAGTGGGACGATGAACTTCTTGACATCCTTGATGTTCCGAAATCAATGCTTCCAGAGGTACGTTCTTCTTCTGAGGTGTATGGAGAAACAATTGATTACCATTTTTTCGGTTATAACGTGCCGATTTCAGGGGCAGCTGGTGATCAACAGTCTGCACTTTTCGGACAAGCTTGCTTTGAAGAAGGAATGGCGAAGAATACGTACGGAACTGGATGCTTTATGCTGATGAATACAGGTGATAAGGCTGTAACCTCTGAAAATGGCCTGCTGACAACAATCGCCTGGGGACTTGACGGAAAAGTTGAATATGCCCTTGAAGGAAGTATTTTTGTAGCAGGCTCTGCTATTCAATGGCTTCGCGATGGTCTGCGTATGTTCAATGATGCAGCAGACAGTGAGAAGTACGCCACACGTGTAGAGTCAACAGACGGTGTCTATGTCGTACCAGCCTTCGTAGGACTCGGAACGCCTTATTGGGATAGTGATGTGCGTGGAGCGGTATTTGGAATTACACGCGGCACGGAAAAGGAGCACTTTGTCCGAGCAACACTTGAATCACTTGCATACCAAACGAAAGATGTGTTAGGTGCAATGGAAGCTGATTCAGGTATTTCATTGAAAACTTTACGAGTAGATGGCGGTGCAGTAAAAAACAATTTCTTAAGCCAATTCCAATCTGATATTTTAAATGTACCAGTGGAACGCCCTGTTATTAATGAAACAACTGCCTTAGGAGCGGCTTATTTAGCTGGGTTAGCAGTTGGTTTCTGGAAAGATAAGAGTGAAATTGCGTCACAATGGCATTTAGAGAAACAGTTTGAGCCGAAGATGCAAGAGCACCAACGAGAAGAGCTGTATAAGGGCTGGAAGAAAGCTGTTAAGGCAACAATGGCATTTAAATAAAAAAGCATTGTAGATTATTCAGGTAGCGTGTGCTACAATGGAATCAAGTTAATAGTCGGTTGGAGAAACGGAGAGACCACAACTTCCTTGGGGATTGTATGCCCTAAGGTCTAGTTGTGGTCTTTTTGTATAGCTTGGTATCGGGTAAACATATACTGACATCAGGAAACGAGGAGGCAATGAAAATGAAACGAACATTTTCTAGTATAGAGCGAAATAAAGTGAAAACTGAGTTAAAAGATAACGAATATGATGTACTTGTCATTGGAGGCGGGATTACTGGCGCAGGTATTGCCCTTGATGCAGCAAGTCGGGGAATGAAGACGGCACTAGTTGAAATGCAGGACTTTGCAGCCGGAACATCCAGCCGTTCAACAAAATTAGTTCACGGTGGTCTGCGCTACTTAAAACAATTTGAAGTGAAGATGGTTGCAGAAGTTGGGAAAGAGCGTGCAATTGTGTATGAAAATGGTCCACATGTAACAACACCAGAGTGGATGATGCTTCCGATTTATGAAGGTGGTACATTCGGGAAATTCAGTACATCTGTTGGCTTACGTGTGTATGATTATCTTGCAGGTGTTAAGCGAAGTGAGCGTCGTTCTATGTTGTCACGTGAAGAAACATTGCGTCGTGAACCGAACTTGAAGAAAAACGGTTTAAAAGGAAGCGGGTATTATGTTGAATATCGGACAGATGATGCTCGCTTAACGATAGAAGTAATGAAAAAAGCTGTTGAATATGGTGCTCTGCCTTTGAATTATGCAAAGGTTGAAGGCTTCGAATATGAAAACGGAAAAGTCGTCGGCGTTCATGTAGCCGATCAACTTCGCGAAGAACCATTTACAATTCGTGCAAAGAAGGTTATTAATGCAGCAGGTCCATGGGTAGATTTGCTTCGTGATAAGGATAACTCTAAGAAAGGAAAGACACTACATCATACAAAAGGCGTTCATCTTGTCTTTGATCATTCTGTATTTCCTCTACAGCAAGCTGTCTATTTTGATACACCAGATGGGCGCATGGTCTTTGCGATTCCGCGTGATGGAAAGACGTATGTGGGCACAACTGATACAGAATACAAAGGAGATCTCGCTCATCCACGTATGACTAAAGAAGACAGGGATTATATTTTAGATGCGATTCAATTTATGTTTCCAGATATCCATGTAACTGAGGATGATGTTGAATCAAGCTGGACAGGGCTTCGTCCACTTATCCATGAGGAAGGAAAAGATCCGTCTGAAATCTCTCGTAAGGATGAGATCTTCTTCTCAGATTCAGGCCTCATTACAATTGCAGGCGGAAAACTGACAGGTTATCGAAAAATGGCTGAGCATGTTGTCAATGTGGTTGCAAAGCAGTTTAAGGAAGAAGGTTATAAAGCATTTAATACGTGTCAGACGAAGAACATGCCAATTTCAGGCGGAGAAATCGGTGGTTCAGATAAGCTGGATGCATTTGTAGAAACGAAAGTAGCAGAAGGCATGAAGTTAGGGTTAGATCTTCAGGAGGCTGAATTACTTGCACGCCGTTACGGTTCAAATATTGATACTATTTACGACTATATGAAGTCTTTTGATACGGAGGCCTATCCAAAACTTAATTCATCAATCTTTGCACAGTTAAAATATGCGATAGAGCAAGAGGCGGCAGCAACGCTTGGGGACTTCTTTATCCGCCGTTCTGGTGCATTATTCTTCGACATTAATTGGGTCAAACAGTGGGAAGAAGCTGTATCCGATTATATGAAAGATAAGCTTGGCTGGACTGAAGAGGAGACGGAACGATATAAGGAAGAATTGCATACAGAGTTGAATGATGCACTTGTTTCTCCAGAAGAAGAAAACAATTCCACAAGAAAAGCGATATAATTGAGTAAGGGGCTAACCATCCCCTTGCTCTTTTTTTGAAAAAGGCAGAGCTCCACAATGAATGGTCCATTATTATCAATTGTATTTCTAGGTTTTAGGGTAAGGGCATAACTTTTCTCAATGTAAATGTTTTGCAAATAAGCAGGAATGAGGTACTCGCTATCGAACTAGAAATACTAAATTGTTTTTATTCAGGAGGTCTTTAATGAGCTGGAGAGAAAAATATGAACGCTGGCAGAATGCTTCGTTAGAAGAAGAATGGAAAGCTCTTTTAACAGAGTATGCGGGTGATGAAAAAAAACTTGAGGATTGCTTTTATAAGGAACTAGAGTTTGGAACAGGTGGTATGCGTGGGGAGATTGGTCCTGGGACGAACCGTATGAATACATATACGATTCGAAAAGCCTCAGAAGGGCTCGCGCGTTATATTGAGGAGCATGGTGAGGAAGCAAAAAAACGTGGTGTAGCAATTGCATATGATTCACGTCGTAAATCACCAGAATTTGCACTTGAAGCTGCCAAAACACTCGGCAAGCACGGTATTCAAACATATGTTTTTGACTCCTTGCGTCCGACTCCGGAGCTCTCATTTGCTGTCCGCTATTTAAATGCTTTTTCTGGTATTGTCATTACAGCTAGTCATAATCCGCCTGAATACAATGGATATAAAGTATATGGGGAAGATGGGGGACAGCTGCCACCTGAACCTGCCAACGCAGTAATTAGAAAAGTAAACGAAGTTGATAATGAATTAGAAGTTGAAGTTGCCGATGAAGAAGCTTTAAAAAATGAAGGGCTTTTAAAAATGATCGGTGCTCAAATTGATAAAGCATATACAGAACAATTAAAAACGATTTCACTTCAACCAGAACTATTTGCTAAGAACAAAGTTAAAACGGTGTTTACGCCGCTTCATGGTACGGCAAACCTTCCAGTTCGCGCTGGATTTGAAGCGCTTGGTTATACAAATTATACAGTGGTTGCTGAACAAGAGAAGCCTGATAGTGAATTTTCAACGGTTGCTTCTCCAAATCCTGAAGAGCATGCCGCATTTAAATTAGCCATCCGAGATGGGGAAGCAGAAGGAGCAGATCTTTTAATTGCTACTGATCCCGATGCTGATCGACTTGGAATTGCGGTAAAGGACCCAGATGGCGATTATATCGTGTTAACTGGAAATCAAACAGGTGGACTCCTTTTGGAATATTTATTATCCCAAAAACAAACGAAAGGTATTTTACCTGAAAATGGCGTCGTTATGAAAACAATTGTAACTTCTGAATTGGGTAGACATATTGCTCATCAATATCAATTAGAGGCAATTGATACACTGACTGGATTTAAATTTATTGGCGAGAAGATTAAAGAGTATGAGCAGTCTAAACAATACACATTCCAGTTTGGTTACGAAGAGAGTTACGGATATCTTATTGGTGACTTTGCACGTGACAAAGATGCTGTCCAAGCCGCGCTTCTTGCAGTTGAAGTATGTGCGCATTATAAAGAAAAGGGTATGACGCTTTATCAAGCATTGATGCAGCTTTTTGAAAAGTATGGTTATTTCAAGGAAGACCTCGTTTCCATGACATTGAAAGGAAAAGAAGGCGCTGAACAAATCGACCATATTCTTACTTCTTTCCGTAATGAACCACCAAAGGAAATAGCAGAACAGGCGATTCTTATTCAAGAAGATTACCGTTCCCAACAGCGCTTACTAATGAAAGAAAACGTAACAGAAACGCTCACCCTTCCAAAAGCTAATGTCTTAAAATACTTCCTTGAAGATGGTTCCTGGTTCTGCTTACGACCTTCAGGAACAGAACCGAAAGTGAAGTTTTACTTTGGAGTGAAAGGCGATTCACTTCAAGATAGCTATGACAAGCTTGATAAACTGAAAACAGCTGTGATGAGCAGAATCGATGAAATTTTAACAATAACGAAATAAACTTGTACCCGTGCGTTCATCGTACGGGTTTTTTTATGTAAAATGAAAAAAGATTTGCAAGGAAAACGAAGCATTTAGTAAGATGAAAATCCATCAATGATTTGCATACGGAAGGATTCAGGAATGTCCACGTATATAAACAAAGGAAGAAGTTCCTTCTCCTTCCTTTGTTCTTTTTTTAATAATCGGCAATTGTTGAAACATCAATTGGTGCAATATCTAACGCGTGATCAAGGTACTCAAATAGTGAATCTGTTGTATGTTGAAGTTCCTTTGCTTCATGTTCGAAGTGAAAGGCATGTAAGAAATGTTCAATCTTTTTTGAAAGAAAATCGTCTTTTGTACGGACCATTAACAACATTAAGTTATCCCATTCATTTCGATACATATAGTACAATGCACGGTCGTAATCGACTGAGTTCATTATTACATTTCCCCTTTTCTTGGAGGGTCAAGCTTAGTGTATGTTGATGATCGAGAAGCTAACGTTGTAAATGATGGACAGCTCACACGTACATACCATTTTTGTCTTTGCAAATAATAAGTTGCAAAGGAGTTGAGAAAATGGGGGCATACGAACGAGAAGGCTACCAGTTTGAGGTGGAATTCAGTCAGGTCCAACAAAAAGGTGCTATGCATGTATACAAAAACGGTGAGTATAAGCAGGAGCTACCATTTTATTTCCAAGGACACTTTCCAAATAATGACCAAATGGAAGAGCTAATCGAACAATACTTGTCATCAAATCGTCAATAAGTTTTTGTTTAGAGAGGCGTACAAGCGGTAATAGCATATATGTACACCTTCTAAAAGGAGCGGATACACTGATGAGTAAAGTAGCAAAAATCGCAGTTCTGATGACAAGCATGTTTGAAGATGTTGAATATACAGATCCAGTACAAGCATTAAAAGACGATGGTCACGAACTTAAAGTGATCAGTGATGAAAAAGGTAAAACAATAAAAGGTAAGCAAGGTGAAGAAGAAGTAACAGTTGATGAAGGCATTGATAACATTTCTCCAGAAGTATTTGATGCATTGTTGCTTCCTGGCGGCTTTTCACCTGATATTCTTCGCGGAGACGAACGGTTCGTAGAATTTGTCAAACATTTCATGTATGCAAATAAACCAGTGTTTGCGATTTGTCATGGCCCGCAGCTACTTATTACAGCAGGTACACTTTCAGGTCGAAGTGTAACAGGATTTAAATCCATTCATGTTGACTTAAAAAATGCTGGTGCCAATGTCTTTGACGAAGAAGTCGTCGTTTGCGGTAAATTAGTTACAAGTCGTGAACCGAAAGATATTCCGGCGTTCAATAAAACGATCGGTGAAGTGTTACGAAAAGAATACTCCTAAGGAAAAACCTCCTTGCCACAATGGCGAGGAGGTTTTTGGTTACAGATTTAATTCACGCTTTAAATGATTTGGTAAGTAGTCATATTCAAAAAGGTCATCTGGGTAATTCAATGTTTTCATTTCTTCTCCACCGTAAAGGAGGGCTTGAATTAATTCATTTAAAGCTTGGAAATAATATTCATGAAGAAATTCATAGCTGAAAGGCTCTTTCGGTACCAGGTTGTCTGCACATAC is from Bacillus tianshenii and encodes:
- the glpK gene encoding glycerol kinase GlpK; the encoded protein is MEKKYILALDQGTTSSRAILFNKDGEIVHSAQKEFQQYFPHPGWVEHNANEIWSSILSVIASVLSESGASATEIAGIGITNQRETTVVWDKKTGKPIYNAIVWQSRQTADICEELKAKEHNKLFRNKTGLLIDAYFSGTKVKWILDNVEGAREKAENGELLFGTIDTWLIWKLSGGKAHVTDYSNASRTLMYNIYEQKWDDELLDILDVPKSMLPEVRSSSEVYGETIDYHFFGYNVPISGAAGDQQSALFGQACFEEGMAKNTYGTGCFMLMNTGDKAVTSENGLLTTIAWGLDGKVEYALEGSIFVAGSAIQWLRDGLRMFNDAADSEKYATRVESTDGVYVVPAFVGLGTPYWDSDVRGAVFGITRGTEKEHFVRATLESLAYQTKDVLGAMEADSGISLKTLRVDGGAVKNNFLSQFQSDILNVPVERPVINETTALGAAYLAGLAVGFWKDKSEIASQWHLEKQFEPKMQEHQREELYKGWKKAVKATMAFK
- a CDS encoding phospho-sugar mutase; protein product: MSWREKYERWQNASLEEEWKALLTEYAGDEKKLEDCFYKELEFGTGGMRGEIGPGTNRMNTYTIRKASEGLARYIEEHGEEAKKRGVAIAYDSRRKSPEFALEAAKTLGKHGIQTYVFDSLRPTPELSFAVRYLNAFSGIVITASHNPPEYNGYKVYGEDGGQLPPEPANAVIRKVNEVDNELEVEVADEEALKNEGLLKMIGAQIDKAYTEQLKTISLQPELFAKNKVKTVFTPLHGTANLPVRAGFEALGYTNYTVVAEQEKPDSEFSTVASPNPEEHAAFKLAIRDGEAEGADLLIATDPDADRLGIAVKDPDGDYIVLTGNQTGGLLLEYLLSQKQTKGILPENGVVMKTIVTSELGRHIAHQYQLEAIDTLTGFKFIGEKIKEYEQSKQYTFQFGYEESYGYLIGDFARDKDAVQAALLAVEVCAHYKEKGMTLYQALMQLFEKYGYFKEDLVSMTLKGKEGAEQIDHILTSFRNEPPKEIAEQAILIQEDYRSQQRLLMKENVTETLTLPKANVLKYFLEDGSWFCLRPSGTEPKVKFYFGVKGDSLQDSYDKLDKLKTAVMSRIDEILTITK
- a CDS encoding YhdB family protein → MNSVDYDRALYYMYRNEWDNLMLLMVRTKDDFLSKKIEHFLHAFHFEHEAKELQHTTDSLFEYLDHALDIAPIDVSTIADY
- a CDS encoding type 1 glutamine amidotransferase domain-containing protein is translated as MSKVAKIAVLMTSMFEDVEYTDPVQALKDDGHELKVISDEKGKTIKGKQGEEEVTVDEGIDNISPEVFDALLLPGGFSPDILRGDERFVEFVKHFMYANKPVFAICHGPQLLITAGTLSGRSVTGFKSIHVDLKNAGANVFDEEVVVCGKLVTSREPKDIPAFNKTIGEVLRKEYS
- a CDS encoding glycerol-3-phosphate dehydrogenase/oxidase — translated: MKRTFSSIERNKVKTELKDNEYDVLVIGGGITGAGIALDAASRGMKTALVEMQDFAAGTSSRSTKLVHGGLRYLKQFEVKMVAEVGKERAIVYENGPHVTTPEWMMLPIYEGGTFGKFSTSVGLRVYDYLAGVKRSERRSMLSREETLRREPNLKKNGLKGSGYYVEYRTDDARLTIEVMKKAVEYGALPLNYAKVEGFEYENGKVVGVHVADQLREEPFTIRAKKVINAAGPWVDLLRDKDNSKKGKTLHHTKGVHLVFDHSVFPLQQAVYFDTPDGRMVFAIPRDGKTYVGTTDTEYKGDLAHPRMTKEDRDYILDAIQFMFPDIHVTEDDVESSWTGLRPLIHEEGKDPSEISRKDEIFFSDSGLITIAGGKLTGYRKMAEHVVNVVAKQFKEEGYKAFNTCQTKNMPISGGEIGGSDKLDAFVETKVAEGMKLGLDLQEAELLARRYGSNIDTIYDYMKSFDTEAYPKLNSSIFAQLKYAIEQEAAATLGDFFIRRSGALFFDINWVKQWEEAVSDYMKDKLGWTEEETERYKEELHTELNDALVSPEEENNSTRKAI
- a CDS encoding MIP/aquaporin family protein — its product is MTPFIGELVGTMILIILGGGVVGGVVLKGSKAENSGWIVITFGWGLAVAMAVYAVGGISGAHINPAVTLGLAAVGDFAWSKVPLYITAQMIGAFLGAVVVFFHYLPHWKVTEDKGAKLAVFSTDPAIRSLPANLVSEVIGTFVLVLGILAIGANKFTEGLNPLIVGFLIVSIGMSLGGTTGYAINPARDLGPRIAHYLLPIIGKGSSDWSYAWVPIVGPIIGGIYGGLFYQAVFKGEITTMFYVFSIIVVALFAVAILGEKSDAKTKRVAKEEAAEIHQN
- a CDS encoding DUF5370 family protein, giving the protein MGAYEREGYQFEVEFSQVQQKGAMHVYKNGEYKQELPFYFQGHFPNNDQMEELIEQYLSSNRQ
- a CDS encoding GNAT family N-acetyltransferase, encoding MSKLDLSRFEKKMIIRNIKESDIDALLNLQKVCFPNMEPWERAHLHSHLNQFPEGQFCAEYDGQIIGSCSSLIVNFDEYDDKHTWDDITDEGYITNHDPEGYNLYGIEVMVHPEFRGMKIGRRLYEARKELAQRLNLKSIIIGGRIPNYHKHAHEMTPREYVEEVSRSNIYDPVLTFQLMNGFTLMRINPGYLPDDRQSQRYATLMEWNNIDYRPTTKRHFKTAFPVRITAIQYMMKKINSFDEFAQQVEYYTDVAADFGSDFAVFPEIFTTQLMSFLDEKSPSQAIRKLTEFTEEYIELFNELAIKYNINIVGGSHFVEENEKIYNIAYLFRRDGTIEKQYKLHVTPNENKWWGIAGGDKVKVFDTDCGKIAIVICYDIEFPEVARIATEQGAKIIFVPFCTDDRQGYLRVRYCAQARAIENQVYTVIAGTVGNLSQVENMDVQYAQSGIFTPSDFEFARDGIAGECHPNIETVVVGDVDLEILRRKRKTGSVTQLKDRRLDIYGTVYKQKD
- a CDS encoding glycerol-3-phosphate responsive antiterminator — protein: MSFKNQTILPAVRHMKDFDKLLGSSYEYLVLLDSHISQVKSIVQTAKRHDKKMFLHVDLIQGLKNDEFATEYLCQEIRPAGLISTRANVIVTAKKKGIYAIQRLFLLDSHALEKSYRLLEKTDPDFIEVLPGVMPNMIHEVKERTQIPIFAGGLIRTADEVQAALEAGASAITTSRSGLW